Proteins encoded in a region of the Rutidosis leptorrhynchoides isolate AG116_Rl617_1_P2 chromosome 9, CSIRO_AGI_Rlap_v1, whole genome shotgun sequence genome:
- the LOC139866621 gene encoding prohibitin-3, mitochondrial-like, with the protein MGSNQAAVSFLTNIARAAIGLGASATILNSSLYTVDGGQRAVLFDRFRGVIDDTVGEGTHFLIPWLQKPFIFDIRTRPHTFSSISGTKDLQMVNLTLRVLSRPEVTKLPSIFKTLGLEYDDKVLPSIGNEVLKAVVAQFNADQLLTERPRVSALVRDSLIRRAKDFNILLDDVAITHLSYGTEFSKAVEQKQVAQQEAERSKFVVAKAEQERRAAIIRAEGESESAKLISDATQAAGNGLIELRRIEASREISSTLARSGNVMYLPNSGSQMLLGINPSR; encoded by the coding sequence ATGGGCAGCAATCAAGCAGCAGTTTCCTTCCTAACCAATATAGCACGCGCCGCCATAGGTCTCGGCGCGTCTGCCACCATCCTCAACTCCTCTCTCTACACCGTCGACGGCGGTCAACGTGCCGTCCTCTTTGACCGTTTCCGTGGTGTAATTGACGATACAGTCGGTGAAGGTACTCATTTCTTAATCCCATGGCTTCAAAAACCCTTCATATTTGATATCCGTACACGTCCCCACACATTCAGCTCAATTTCCGGTACTAAAGATCTACAAATGGTTAACCTAACCCTACGTGTGTTGTCTCGCCCTGAAGTCACCAAATTGCCTTCAATTTTCAAAACCCTAGGTCTCGAATACGACGATAAGGTCCTTCCATCAATCGGAAACGAAGTACTGAAAGCTGTTGTTGCTCAATTCAACGCTGATCAGCTTTTAACTGAGCGTCCACGTGTTTCAGCTTTGGTTCGTGATAGTTTGATTCGTAGGGCTAAGGATTTTAACATTCTGTTAGATGATGTTGCGATTACGCATTTGTCGTATGGTACTGAGTTTTCGAAGGCGGTTGAACAGAAGCAGGTGGCTCAGCAGGAGGCTGAGAGGTCTAAGTTTGTAGTTGCGAAAGCGGAACAGGAACGTAGGGCAGCGATTATTAGGGCTGAAGGTGAGAGTGAGTCTGCTAAGTTGATATCTGATGCGACTCAAGCAGCTGGTAATGGATTGATTGAGCTTAGGAGGATTGAAGCTTCGAGGGAGATTTCATCGACTTTGGCTAGAAGTGGGAATGTTATGTATCTTCCTAACAGTGGGAGTCAGATGCTTTTAGGGATTAATCCGTCTCGCTAA
- the LOC139866278 gene encoding trihelix transcription factor GT-4-like — MYLSSDKPRNSPIDFYKESSVTDRSLLIEPEQHPPHNHQHQFQQHQQQHQLMIMNDNNNNNNTSSGDDHELRAPKKRAETWVQEETRILIGLRREVDRFFNTSKSNKHLWEQISLKMRDKGFDRSPTMCTDKWRNLLKEFKKVKHKNGKGGGGNNKMLYYKDLEELIRDRSKVGTCYKPAAPAAVGSPASSKLDSFIQFSDKGLEDASIPFGPMEANARSTVNLERPLDDDGDPLAINTAEVVAANGVPPWNWRETPGNAAEGQSCYGRIITVKWGEYTRRIGVDGSAKAIKDAIKSAFGIRSKRAFWLEDEDGIIRTLDRNMLCGSYNLHLDEGVSIKICLYDETERIAVRTEDKTFYSDEDLHEFLSRRGLSGLRDGYRSVNNVDDLRLGAVYQGVRLVGE, encoded by the exons atgtatctttCTTCCGATAAACCTCGCAATTCACCAATCGATTTCTACAAAGAATCATCCGTAACTGATCGTTCTTTACTAATCGAACCAGAACAACATCCACCACACAATCACCAACACCAATTTCAACAACACCAACAACAGCATCAGTTAATGATCatgaatgataacaataacaacaacaacacaagTAGCGGAGATGATCACGAACTTAGGGCACCGAAAAAACGAGCTGAAACATGGGTACAGGAAGAGACTCGGATCCTAATTGGACTCCGACGTGAAGTGGATCGGTTTTTTAATACTTCGAAATCGAATAAGCATTTATGGGAACAGATCTCATTGAAAATGAGAGATAAAGGTTTTGATAGGTCACCTACTATGTGTACTGATAAATGGAGGAATTTATTGAAAGAATTTAAAAAAGTCAAACATAAAAATGGTAAAGGTGGTGGTGGAAATAATAAAATGTTGTATTATAAGGATTTAGAAGAGTTGATTAGAGATAGAAGTAAGGTTGGAACTTGTTATAAGCCTGCTGCGCCTGCTGCTGTTGGATCGCCTGCTTCTTCTAAACTCGATTCGTTTATTCAGTTTTCGGATAAAG GGCTAGAGGATGCGAGTATTCCGTTTGGACCTATGGAAG CTAATGCTCGATCAACAGTAAATCTTGAAAGGCCTTTGGATGATGATGGTGATCCACTTGCCATAAATACAGCTGAAGTAGTTGCTGCAAATGGAGTCCCTCCATGGAACTGGAGAGAAACCCCTGGAAACG CTGCTGAAGGTCAGTCTTGTTATGGAAGAATCATAACGGTGAAGTGGGGAGAATACACTAGAAGAATTGGTGTGGATGGATCTGCAAAAGCAATAAAAGATGCAATAAAATCTGCTTTTGGCATAAGATCTAAACGTGCCTTTTGGTTGGAAGATGAGGATGGCATAATCAGGACACTAGACAGAAACATGCTTTGTGGTAGTTATAATCTCCACCTAGACGAAG GGGTATCTATAAAAATCTGCCTTTATGATGAGACAGAACGTATAGCTGTTCGTACTGAAGACAAAACTTTCTATAGTGACGAAGACCTACACGAGTTTTTGAGTCGACGTGGGTTGTCCGGATTAAGAGACGGGTATAGAAGTGTCAACAATGTGGATGACTTACGCCTTGGTGCAGTTTACCAGGGGGTGAGACTCGTTGGCGAGTAG